In Yarrowia lipolytica chromosome 1F, complete sequence, a genomic segment contains:
- a CDS encoding uncharacterized protein (similar to Saccharomyces cerevisiae YPR010C-A; ancestral locus Anc_8.114), whose protein sequence is MRPTLIRLAQQANKAPKKGIKVPVEIYPLFFAMGLAGCSALYFSTKKFTHGDLRLTRQGKKAEHAEGEEKH, encoded by the exons ATGCGACCCACTCTTATCCGTCTCGCTCAGCAGGCC AACAaggcccccaagaaggGAATCAAGGTCCCCGTTGAGATTTACCCTCTCTTCTTCGCCATGGGTCTGGCCGGCTGCTCCGCTCTCTACTTCTCCACCAAGAAGTTCACCCACGGTGATCTGCGACTTACCCGACagggcaagaaggccgagcaCGCCGAGGGCGAGGAGAAGCACTAA
- a CDS encoding uncharacterized protein (Compare to YALI0F01408g, some similarities with uniprot|Q88HQ7 Pseudomonas putida YeeE/YedE family protein and uniprot|Q8Y299 Ralstonia solanacearum Probable transmembrane protein): MFTPLKAVAGAIMLHMATDNYLFTNGRILGASSILFGGLQQLITDPAQAIASSNSLHVLFGMFLSGLSAFLFTPIFMPNYEAHLPWAPFGSWTNLIAGVLVGFGTKLGSGCTSGHMLCGIARGSKRSFVATATFSIFAMLTARVVGSLPTCFDAAGQEVACHHIAENYSAEIPYLAGLLGVIIVLRNVIPKLNLPANTRATLSSIFSGFAFGTGLLVSGLASPQKTLGFLAGVPPKFDPSLAMVMLFGVLPNAISVWKSGFFKNVTPLLTTEFSLPQIFDVTPRLIAGAAIFGIGWGIAGVCPGPGILGSFLDGLKGFSWLAGFIPAYYLAGKV, translated from the coding sequence ATGTTCACCCCACTAAAGGCCGTGGCTGGAGCTATCATGCTTCACATGGCTACCGACAACTACTTGTTCACCAACGGCCGGATTCTGGGCGCCTCCTCCATTCTGTTTGGAggtctgcagcagctcatcACCGACCCTGCCCAGGCCAttgcctcctccaactccctACATGTGCTCTTTGGCATGTTCCTCTCGGGTCTCTCCGCCTTCCTCTTCACACCCATCTTCATGCCCAACTATGAGGCTCATCTGCCTTGGGCTCCCTTTGGAAGCTGGACCAACCTGATTGCCGGTGTTCTGGTCGGCTTTGGAACCAAGCTGGGATCCGGCTGCACCTCAGGGCACATGCTGTGTGGCATTGCCCGTGGCTCCAAGCGATCCTTCGTCGCCACTGCCACTTTCTCCATCTTCGCCATGCTAACTGCTCGTGTGGTTGGTTCTCTGCCCACCTGCTTTGACGCTGCTGGTCAGGAGGTGGCCTGCCATCACATTGCCGAGAACTACTCCGCAGAAATCCCCTACCTGGCTGGACTGCTCGGCGTGATCATTGTGCTTCGAAATGTTATTCCCAAACTCAACCTGCCTGCAAACACCCGAGCCACTCTCTCTTCCATCTTCTCGGGCTTCGCTTTTGGCACTGGTCTGCTTGTTTCCGGTCTTGCTTCCCCCCAGAAGACTCTTGGCTTCCTCGCCGGCGTGCCCCCCAAGTTTGACCCCTCTTTGGCTATGGTCATGCTCTTTGGCGTCCTCCCCAATGCCATCTCCGTGTGGAAATCTGGTTTCTTCAAGAATGTGACTCCTCTTCTTACCACCGAGTTCTCTCTGCCCCAGATCTTTGACGTGACTCCCCGACTCATTGCTGGCGCCGCCATTTTCGGCATTGGCTGGGGTATTGCCGGTGTCTGCCCTGGCCCAGGTATCCTCGGATCCTTCCTCGATGGCCTCAAGGGTTTCTCCTGGCTCGCAGGCTTCATTCCTGCTTACTACCTAGCCGGAAAGGTCTAA
- a CDS encoding uncharacterized protein (Compare to YALI0F01386g, weakly similar to uniprot|P32791 Saccharomyces cerevisiae YLR214w FRE1 ferric (and cupric) reductase), translating to MRASLAFVLTLLLATSVSAYKSVRGGIPAPVGLACWYAAREYDNTCSVGNLTACRCGSPIFMGSVTNCIDRWTSIAPRYPGLHFQENNPFSLITGSRREEFEVAYGYSVEALKAYKFIQDLCYQLGPRFQYSIGHLEAMAVEAKEHVIGAAEAEAQLHFLGEVRAPVAVRETRFIQYLYSMDVVIRQYSLGIIQGVVLNIYWALVIFVGFATNVFYSYFPDVVRRMKGPRITWFRRHFTLPATIGTEHNAPHVILKYIQIHLPTRIHSIVIAIYVLLTVVLTIFPIHFSANDPYLGTSLIKFARYTGNRTGLVALTQIPLLVLFGGRNNILLRYTKWPFNTFLTYHRAIAWVTFSHMVFHSIAFAFLAVYKSTYPHNWGFINWNMGHLATVAAAVMVTVAIRPIRSRVYELFYQTHISGFVIFLVGLGLHCHNFGWMGWVYTSGTIFLYNELSSIAKIFFCGWNSIATLTLFEEGMFKIVVTTSGRWNFFPGCYCYIIARPNLLQGHPFSIYVAPDNTSTPGNAQLTMVVKPRKGKTARLTRMLQDHYESTGSRSMQTRLYVDGPYGNQQPLSEYANILLVSGGVGVTAAYGYASYITGLQQSPLRSTRALQIIFVWIVHDARSLKWFQTELLHLIKSPNVKVEIYITRGFLDKDDSFVPSTRVYQAFQLERWVLCGSPTAPMISRSVPIETIEAVKHAPIKITNPTENTNYFDTTDTPPRPLHSAGSTLTSHASPMLSAFPPPPDNDTSMTGQSLDPGGTARTLDPNVLSAKLAQASASISQERKDKEAAGDTPHDSDSDEKPHDLVVTPPTPELNHPAQDPEGNRESYHVPEKGKFKIEMSKPEVAKLLSRHFSDITNDDSVGVFVCGPEKFNDEVRAAFVTETEIHGNIRMDYFEESFC from the coding sequence aTGCGGGCAAGTCTCGCCTTCGTCTTGACACTGCTGCTCGCCACGTCTGTGTCAGCCTACAAATCCGTGAGAGGCGGAATCCCCGCACCCGTAGGGCTGGCATGTTGGTACGCAGCTCGAGAATACGACAACACCTGCTCCGTGGGCAACCTGACGGCCTGCAGATGTGGATCACCCATCTTCATGGGCTCGGTCACAAACTGTATCGACAGATGGACCAGCATCGCCCCGAGATACCCCGGTCTGCACTTTCAAGAAAACAACCCCTTTTCACTCATCACAGGCTCTCGACGAGAAGAGTTCGAGGTGGCTTACGGCTACTCTGTGGAGGCGCTTAAGGCGTACAAATTCATCCAAGACTTGTGCTACCAACTGGGCCCCAGGTTCCAGTACTCCATTGGCCACCTCGAAGCCATGGCTGTGGAGGCAAAGGAACACGTCATAGGGGCTGCTGAAGCTGAGGCCCAGCTGCACTTTCTGGGTGAGGTGAGGGCACCAGTAGCTGTGCGTGAAACCAGATTCAtccagtacttgtactctaTGGACGTTGTCATTCGCCAATACAGTCTCGGAATCATCCAGGGCGTGGTACTCAACATCTACTGGGCATTGGTGATCTTCGTGGGCTTTGCAACAAACGTCTTCTACTCCTACTTCCCAGATGTTGTCCGCCGAATGAAAGGTCCTCGGATTACATGGTTCAGGCGACACTTTACCCTCCCTGCTACCATTGGAACTGAGCACAATGCACCTCACGTTATTctcaagtacatacagaTCCACCTGCCTACCCGGATCCACTCCATTGTCATTGCAATCTACGTTTTGTTGACTGTAGTGCTGACAATCTTTCCCATCCATTTCAGTGCCAACGATCCCTATCTGGGCACCTCTCTGATCAAGTTTGCACGCTACACAGGCAACCGAACAGGTCTTGTGGCTCTCACGCAGATCCCATTACTTGTCCTATTCGGAGGCCGAAACAACATTCTCCTGAGATATACAAAGTGGCCCTTTAACACGTTTCTGACCTACCACAGAGCGATTGCCTGGGTCACCTTCTCCCACATGGTGTTCCATTCAATCGCGTTCGCCTTCCTCGCTGTCTACAAGAGTACCTACCCTCACAATTGGGGCTTTATTAACTGGAACATGGGCCATCTGGCAACTGTTGCAGCTGCAGTCATGGTGACGGTTGCTATTCGGCCAATAAGATCTCGGGTCTACGAGCTCTTCTACCAGACTCACATATCCGGCTTCGTCATCTTCCTGGtcggtcttggtcttcACTGCCATAACTTTGGGTGGATGGGCTGGGTATACACTTCCGGTACCATTTTCCTCTACAATGAGCTGTCTTCAATAGCCAAGATTTTCTTTTGTGGTTGGAATTCGATTGCCACACTCActctgtttgaggaggGAATGTTCAAGATTGTCGTAACCACGTCTGGGCGCTGGAACTTCTTCCCCGGCTGTTACTGTTACATTATAGCCCGTCCTAACCTGCTTCAAGGTCATCCATTCTCTATCTATGTCGCTCCAGACAATACATCCACCCCTGGCAACGCCCAGCTCACCATGGTTGTAAAGCCTCGCAAGGGTAAGACTGCCAGGCTGACACGCATGTTACAGGACCATTACGAATCCACAGGCTCGCGAAGCATGCAGACCAGACTATATGTCGACGGTCCTTACGGAAATCAGCAGCCTCTTTCGGAGTACGCTAATATTCTGCTTGTTTCTGGGGGAGTTGGTGTAACTGCCGCTTACGGCTATGCCAGCTACATTACTGGCCTACAGCAGTCCCCTCTCAGGAGCACCCGTGCTCTTCAGATCATATTTGTCTGGATTGTCCACGACGCCCGATCGCTCAAGTGGTTCCAAACAGAGCTTCTCCATCTGATCAAGTCACCCAACGTCAAGGTTGAGATCTACATTACCCGCGGTTTCCTCGACAAGGACGATTCCTTTGTTCCGTCCACACGAGTGTATCAGGCGTTCCAACTCGAGCGATGGGTGCTCTGTGGAAGTCCCACCGCCCCTATGATATCCCGATCTGTCCCCATTGAGACGATTGAAGCTGTGAAACACGCCCCTATCAAAATAACCAACCCCACAGAGAATACCAACTACTTTGATACCACTGATACCCCGCCGAGACCTCTTCACAGCGCTGGAAGCACATTGACTTCCCATGCCTCGCCGATGCTATCTGCCTTCCCTCCCCCTCCTGATAACGACACATCGATGACAGGACAATCGCTTGACCCTGGCGGAACAGCGAGAACATTAGATCCCAATGTTTTGAGTGCTAAGCTTGCCCAGGCGAGTGCCTCAATTTCCCAGGAGAGAAAGGACAAAgaggctgctggagatACCCCTCATGATAGCGACTCGGACGAGAAGCCCCACGATTTGGTGGTTACTCCGCCCACCCCTGAGCTGAACCACCCAGCGCAGGACCCAGAGGGAAACAGGGAAAGTTATCACGTTCCTGAGAAGGGCAAGTTCAAGATCGAGATGAGCAAGCC
- a CDS encoding uncharacterized protein (Compare to YALI0F01474g, no similarity): MELARVEVENIEAQVPKDTVHSLFLSFGPIVEVNLHKRPSGIQHGSVQFEEAEDAAAAVDNMGGYDLFGKPLRVRLAKGDTEQFDNNKPCEYGSWIDYEMVVVVVEPLETRVVAPPKLSTLLVGSKWCHTANMRWNHVGVFNCVSKACQQRVFDAVATHSIEPPPTVHGCCTSCKASHAALHYHTTYDHI; the protein is encoded by the coding sequence ATGGAACTAGCCCGAGTCGAGGTCGAAAACATCGAGGCACAGGTGCCCAAAGACACGGTGCACTCGCTGTTTCTGTCCTTTGGGCCCATCGTCGAGGTCAACTTACACAAACGTCCCAGTGGCATACAGCACGGGTCTGTGCAGTTTGAGGAAGCTGAGgacgctgctgctgctgttgacaACATGGGTGGTTACGATCTGTTTGGCAAGCCATTGAGAGTGAGGCTAGCCAAGGGAGACACGGAGCAGTttgacaacaacaagcCATGTGAGTATGGGAGCTGGATTGACTACGAGATGGTTGTCGTGGTTGTGGAGCCACTTGAGACAAGAGTTGTGGCACCACCAAAACTGTCCACACTATTAGTTGGATCAAAATGGTGCCATACGGCTAATATGAGGTGGAATCATGTTGGCGTGTTCAACTGCGTGTCAAAAGCGTGCCAACAGCGTGTTTTTGACGCGGTCGCAACACATTCTATCGAGCCGCCgcctacagtacatggGTGTTGTACATCTTGTAAGGCATCTCACGCAGCACTCCATTATCACACCACCTACGACCATATCTAA
- a CDS encoding uncharacterized protein (Compare to YALI0F01496g, similar to uniprot|P22803 Saccharomyces cerevisiae YGR209c TRX2 thioredoxin II): MQRLVRPSVQLLTRHARQFHSTQHRMAVTQITSVSDFQNAIKSDKLTVIDFYATWCGPCKMIAPTFDKFSETFTDAQFYRCDVDEASAVAQEVGVTAMPTFAFYKNGEKITTVMGANPSALNAAIKQNV, translated from the coding sequence ATGCAGCGACTTGTCCGACCTAGTGTTCAATTACTCACACGTCACGCAAGACAATTCCACTCCACACAACACAGAATGGCCGTTACCCAGATCACCTCCGTCTCCGACTTCCAGAACGCCATCAAGTCCGACAAGCTCACCGTCATCGACTTCTACGCTACCTGGTGCGGACCCTGCAAGATGATTGCCCCCACCTTTGACAAGTTCTCCGAGACCTTCACCGACGCTCAGTTCTACCGATGTGACGTCGATGAGGCCTCTGCTGTCGCCCAGGAGGTTGGCGTCACCGCCATGCCCACCTTTGCCTTCTACAAGAACGGCGAGAAGATCACCACCGTCATGGGTGCCAACCCCTCTGCCCTGAACGCTGCCATCAAGCAGAACGTCTAA
- a CDS encoding uncharacterized protein (Compare to YALI0F01452g, no similarity): MNQNMQRAQTQVQPVTAYGVLSTPNAAQDDSLEDNKEWVLFTPSDAEEESEDDDDSASVATQHADHGDGDGDLNDELADDLLDCYDSSLYHSASTPLNSSSLNFPRHQGDGSFVGEYGSGSSGHADANDRIHAWRMQHSASVYHELNQPKRTAGATPERRISSWGIPEDEVLATPKEEASSSSGATKLGTYPADVSAILRRPSVPVRRESSRREREREVRRDAPYSPRALFHRITQRVIRDFIGMNEDILDMIAGETFVDGETGRPTTAAEYAARRAESREEANEAFVNKLTRELYALGYTHSGAALNSLFASIPHDRWNTDIGDFLNYLRQRVWEGEGNGEHISRTRPYTHHSHSHRSSSSAAAAESAAGAHAASVSMSLGAGSIRSPLSYNFSSSSAFEELDSVSTASNYWEISSGNGTGSMVGAW; this comes from the coding sequence ATGAACCAGAACATGCAACGGGCCCAAACGCAGGTCCAGCCTGTGACGGCCTATGGCGTTCTCTCAACCCCCAACGCCGCCCAGGACGACAGCCTTGAAGACAACAAGGAGTGGGTGCTGTTCACCCCGTCGGACGCCGAAGAAGAGTccgaagacgacgacgacagcgCCAGCGTAGCCACCCAGCACGCGGACCACGGAGACGGCGACGGCGACCTCAACGACGAACTCGCAGACGACCTATTGGACTGCTACGACTCCTCGCTTTACCACTCGGCGTCCACACCGCTCAACTCCTCGTCTCTCAACTTTCCCCGACACCAGGGCGACGGCTCCTTCGTGGGCGAGTATGGaagcggcagcagcggaCACGCCGACGCCAACGACCGCATCCATGCCTGGCGAATGCAACACTCTGCGTCTGTCTACCATGAACTGAACCAGCCCAAACGGACTGCAGGAGCCACCCCCGAGCGACGTATCTCCTCATGGGGTATTCCCGAGGACGAGGTGCTTGCTACCCCAAAGGAAGAggcgtcttcttcttccggGGCCACAAAGCTGGGAACTTACCCTGCAGACGTTTCGGCCATTCTGAGGCGGCCAAGCGTGCCTGTTCGTCGAGAGTCGTCCCGAAGAGAGCGGGAGAGAGAGGTGAGACGAGATGCGCCTTACTCGCCCAGAGCTCTCTTCCACCGCATCACACAACGGGTCATCAGAGACTTCATCGGCATGAACGAAGACATCCTCGACATGATTGCTGGAGAAACGTTTGTGGACGGAGAGACGGGACGACCTACGACAGCGGCAGAATACGCAGCTAGACGGGCCGAGTCCCGTGAAGAGGCCAACGAGGCCTTTGTCAACAAGCTCACCCGAGAGCTCTATGCGCTGGGATACACCCACTCAGGGGCTGCTCTCAACTCTCTGTTTGCGTCCATCCCTCACGACCGATGGAACACCGACATTGGAGACTTTCTCAACTACTTGCGACAGCGCGTTTGGGAAGGAGAAGGCAATGGAGAACACATTAGCCGGACCCGTCCTTACACACACCATAGCCATAGCCACCGGTCTTCGTCGAGTGCTGCGGCTGCCGAGAGCGCTGCTGGTGCCCATGCTGCCAGTGTGAGCATGAGTCTGGGCGCAGGCAGCATTCGGTCTCCTCTGAGCTAcaacttttccagctcATCTGCAtttgaggagctggactCGGTTTCCACTGCAAGCAACTACTGGGAGATTAGCAGTGGAAACGGCACGGGTAGCATGGTTGGAGCGTGGTAG
- a CDS encoding uncharacterized protein (Compare to YALI0F01430g, similar to uniprot|Q12251 Saccharomyces cerevisiae Hypothetical 35.9 kDa protein YPR011C and DEHA0C17534g Debaryomyces hansenii IPF 3347.1, similar to Saccharomyces cerevisiae YPR011C; ancestral locus Anc_8.115), which translates to MSLKEQVPMLHSVREFFGQPTVASFCAGGVAGAVSRTVVSPLERMKIIFQVQSAGPGGAPYQGVIPTLSKMWREEGWRGFMRGNGTNCIRIVPYSAVQFSSYTIYKKLLFPDQDGTTLGATTAEGVQSSFSSKFNMDALRRLTAGGLAGITSVFATYPLDIVRTRLSIQTADIGTFANRNVKPPGMWQVMCEIYRNEGGFRALYRGIIPTTMGVAPYVGLNFAVYELFRDVVTPVGQKDPSAGGKLLAGAISGAVAQTVTYPFDVLRRRFQVVAMPDPKLKEMQGNYTSVWSAIKSIIRAEGIKGMYKGLSANLLKVAPSMASSWLSYELVKDALLIK; encoded by the coding sequence ATGTCGCTCAAGGAACAAGTGCCCATGTTGCACTCGGTCCGTGAGTTTTTCGGCCAGCCCACCGTGGCCTCCTTTTgcgctggaggagtcgcTGGAGCCGTCTCCCGAACCGTCGTGTCCCCCCTGGAGCGGATGAAAATCATCTTTCAGGTCCAGAGCGCCGGTCCTGGAGGCGCACCGTACCAGGGCGTCATCCCCACGCTGTCCAAAATGTGGCGCGAGGAGGGCTGGCGCGGCTTCATGCGAGGAAACGGAACAAACTGCATCCGGATCGTGCCCTACTCGGCCGTCCAGTTCTCCTCCTACACCATCTACAAAAAGCTGCTGTTCCCCGACCAGGATGGAACGACCCTGGGAGCAACAACGGCCGAGGGCGTGCAGTCGTCCTTCAGCTCCAAATTCAACATGGACGCTCTGCGACGTCTGACGGCAGGAGGTTTGGCGGGTATCACTTCTGTGTTTGCAACCTACCCCCTGGACATTGTGCGAACGCGTCTGTCGATCCAGACCGCTGATATCGGCACCTTCGCCAACCGAAACGTCAAGCCCCCCGGAATGTGGCAGGTCATGTGCGAAATCTACCGAAACGAAGGTGGTTTCCGAGCTCTGTATCGAGGTATCAtccccaccaccatggGAGTGGCTCCTTATGTCGGTCTCAACTTTGCCGTGTACGAACTCTTCAGAGACGTGGTGACGCCCGTGGGACAGAAGGACCCCTCAGCTGGAGGAAAGCTGCTGGCAGGAGCCATCTCTGGAGCCGTGGCCCAGACCGTCACATATCCGTTCGACGTGCTGCGAAGACGGTTCCAGGTGGTAGCCATGCCGGAccccaagctcaaggagatgcaGGGCAACTACACCAGTGTTTGGAGCGCCATTAAGTCCATCATTCGAGCAGAGGGAATCAAGGGAATGTATAAGGGTCTGTCGGCCAACCTGCTGAAGGTGGCGCCCTCCATGGCCTCGTCGTGGCTGTCCTACGAGCTCGTCAAGGACGCCCTGCTCATCAAATAG